In the genome of Fuerstiella sp., one region contains:
- a CDS encoding sulfurtransferase, whose translation MIVCSSLIIFATSDFLPAQAADVDSSTSRSVLVDAAWIMDHVDSPHVSVLELGPDIRKYRDGHIPGAHFVHWIDDITAPSDRAMYTVAPPEMIQMMLRRLGIENSTTIVLYDDLSNRVSARMFWTLRYYGHTAIRILDGGRSAWSVAGHEFVSETPVAERSEYNITRTLEKHRIRMNRIRKYLGRSDIAIVDGRSPAQYAGETPGTVYHTGRPHDQSGHIPGAVNILWQDNFRADGTFKSSEQLRRLYEDRGVIPDREVITYCNEGLHAASPWFVLTELLGYHSVCLYDESMAEWANKSEMPVMTGDLP comes from the coding sequence ATGATCGTGTGTTCGTCCCTTATTATCTTTGCAACATCTGACTTTCTGCCTGCGCAGGCTGCTGACGTCGATTCATCGACTTCCCGATCTGTCCTTGTCGATGCTGCCTGGATTATGGATCACGTTGATTCACCTCATGTCAGTGTTCTTGAACTCGGTCCGGACATTCGGAAATACAGAGACGGCCATATTCCGGGCGCTCATTTTGTGCACTGGATCGATGACATTACTGCACCATCCGATCGGGCGATGTATACGGTGGCTCCGCCCGAAATGATCCAGATGATGCTGCGGCGACTGGGGATCGAAAACAGTACGACGATTGTTTTGTACGACGACCTCAGTAACCGAGTGTCCGCAAGGATGTTCTGGACGCTGAGATACTATGGACACACAGCGATCCGGATTCTGGACGGAGGCCGGTCGGCATGGTCGGTTGCCGGCCATGAATTTGTTTCGGAGACGCCGGTCGCGGAACGGAGTGAGTACAACATTACCAGGACACTCGAAAAGCACCGGATTCGGATGAATCGAATTCGTAAGTACCTTGGCAGGTCTGACATTGCAATTGTTGACGGACGCTCACCGGCGCAGTACGCAGGCGAAACACCCGGGACGGTTTACCATACCGGCAGACCCCACGATCAGTCCGGTCATATTCCAGGGGCGGTGAATATCCTGTGGCAGGACAACTTTCGGGCGGACGGTACCTTCAAATCTTCTGAGCAACTGCGTCGGCTTTATGAAGACCGCGGTGTAATTCCGGACCGAGAAGTTATCACCTACTGCAACGAAGGTCTGCACGCAGCGTCTCCCTGGTTCGTACTGACTGAACTGCTGGGATACCACAGCGTCTGCCTGTACGACGAGTCTATGGCCGAATGGGCCAACAAATCTGAAATGCCTGTCATGACGGGTGACCTGCCCTAG
- a CDS encoding ribose-phosphate pyrophosphokinase has protein sequence MNQDSESLSHRPGPRIQQFQAPQGDLAILAGSGNPVFAQAIATELGVPLTPCQAQVFSEGNVFVRILENVRGRDTFIVQGVHHPVNDNFVELLFWVDALKRASAQHITAVIPYFSYAKGDKKDEPRVSIRARVCADALEAAGADRVLTMDLHSPQIQGFFSVPVDHLYARAVICEYMQQMEIEDLVVCSPDAGFAKSAAAFANLLGVPVVIGNKARPDHSEQAEILEVIGNVDGKNVLLVDDFTITGGSLCSMAKLLRERGAGQIYAAVSHGVLAKGAADRIQNSLIEKLFMTDTIEAVVEPPCPKIEVLSVAPVFARAIRSIHDRTSVSMLFPDEKSL, from the coding sequence ATGAATCAGGATTCAGAATCTTTATCGCACCGCCCGGGGCCGCGTATTCAGCAGTTTCAGGCACCCCAGGGTGATCTGGCCATTCTTGCGGGGTCCGGCAATCCTGTGTTCGCGCAGGCAATCGCCACAGAGCTGGGAGTTCCGCTGACCCCGTGTCAGGCCCAGGTGTTTAGCGAAGGCAATGTGTTTGTCCGTATACTGGAAAACGTCCGGGGCCGGGACACTTTCATTGTGCAGGGGGTCCATCATCCGGTCAACGACAACTTTGTCGAGCTGCTGTTCTGGGTGGATGCACTGAAACGCGCAAGTGCTCAGCACATAACGGCCGTCATTCCGTATTTCAGCTACGCCAAGGGTGACAAAAAAGACGAGCCTCGAGTATCGATTCGAGCCCGGGTTTGCGCAGATGCCCTGGAGGCGGCCGGAGCCGATCGCGTCCTCACCATGGACCTGCACAGCCCGCAGATTCAGGGATTCTTCAGTGTCCCTGTTGATCATCTTTATGCCCGAGCTGTGATTTGCGAGTATATGCAGCAGATGGAAATTGAGGATCTTGTTGTCTGCAGTCCGGACGCCGGATTCGCAAAATCCGCGGCGGCCTTCGCCAATCTGTTGGGGGTTCCTGTGGTTATCGGGAATAAAGCCCGACCCGACCACAGTGAACAGGCTGAGATTCTGGAGGTCATCGGAAACGTCGATGGTAAAAACGTTTTGCTGGTGGACGACTTTACGATCACCGGCGGATCGCTGTGCAGCATGGCCAAATTACTCAGGGAACGAGGAGCCGGACAGATTTATGCAGCGGTATCGCACGGTGTTCTGGCAAAAGGCGCGGCGGACCGAATCCAGAACAGTCTGATCGAAAAACTGTTTATGACGGACACGATTGAAGCTGTCGTTGAGCCGCCGTGTCCAAAAATTGAAGTGCTTTCTGTGGCACCGGTTTTTGCCCGGGCGATACGATCTATCCACGACCGTACCAGTGTCAGCATGCTGTTTCCCGACGAAAAATCGTTGTAA
- the mutS gene encoding DNA mismatch repair protein MutS, with protein sequence MAKMSPMMERYQEVKSENPGTLLLFRMGDFYELFYNDAEVASEVLGLTLTSRDRNSPNPVAMAGFPYHQLDNYLQKLIHAGFRVAICDQVEDPKKAKGLVRREVTRVVTPGTITEDELLDPRASNFIACVAPSGTVLGLAWLELSTGRFLVSDIEPALLQDELARIHAAECIIPEDDADSTQQCVARTDLGGPVLTSRPSWCFAYDETRRVLREHFGTKTLEGFDADENSPAVTAAGALLEYIRETQRSALGHITRLETWRRHRFMIVDEATRRSLELTSTIREGRREQSLLGVIDETKTPMGARLLADWLSSPLTDIEQITQRLDAVEDFFHDVALRDDLRTSLRQIHDLQRLTSRVATGRCSPRDLSSLAVTLGHLPGVKARLAGRAAHRLHTLEERLDLCPEVRTAIEDALIADPPAGVADGGVIRPGFHGQLDELRDLAKGGKQWIAAYQAAESERTGIPGLKIGFNRVFGYYLEVTGAHLSKVPEDYIRKQTLKNQERFITPQLKEYEDKVLRAEEQSKALEHELYGVLKEEVAGYVARLLTTAESLAEIDVLTGLAALAETAGYCRPELTSEPTLDIREGRHPVLDRLMPAGEFVPNDVLLGVSNSSANSELSAGRLQIITGPNMAGKSTYIRQAALITLMAQMGSFVPASGARIGIADRIFARVGASDELGRGQSTFMVEMTETARILNSATSASLVILDEIGRGTSTYDGISLAWSITEYLHDETLCRTMFATHYHELSVLTQTLKQASNWNVAVQENNDDVIFLHRIVQGAAGRSYGIHVAKLAGVPRSVTDRARTILDTLENDHINQDGRPSVPRRETGRQKSRQLSLFELPEDPLLDEIRKMEVDSMTPLEAMQELHRLRKQLTDRN encoded by the coding sequence ATGGCCAAAATGTCCCCGATGATGGAACGATATCAGGAAGTGAAGTCCGAAAATCCGGGCACGCTTCTGTTGTTTCGCATGGGTGATTTCTATGAGCTGTTTTACAATGACGCCGAAGTCGCATCCGAAGTGCTTGGTCTCACGCTGACCAGTCGCGACAGGAACTCGCCAAATCCCGTTGCCATGGCCGGGTTTCCGTATCATCAGCTGGACAATTATCTTCAAAAGCTGATTCATGCCGGGTTCCGAGTCGCGATCTGTGACCAGGTTGAAGATCCCAAGAAGGCCAAAGGACTCGTTCGCCGCGAAGTCACCCGCGTCGTCACACCCGGTACCATCACCGAAGATGAATTACTCGATCCTCGGGCGAGCAATTTCATTGCGTGTGTGGCGCCTTCGGGGACAGTATTGGGACTTGCCTGGCTGGAGTTATCCACCGGACGATTCCTGGTCAGTGACATCGAGCCCGCTCTGCTCCAGGATGAACTGGCCCGTATTCACGCGGCCGAATGTATCATCCCTGAGGATGATGCGGACAGTACACAGCAATGTGTGGCAAGAACGGACCTGGGTGGCCCTGTTCTGACGTCCCGTCCGTCGTGGTGTTTTGCTTATGATGAAACTCGTCGTGTTCTGCGCGAACATTTCGGTACCAAAACGCTGGAAGGTTTCGATGCCGACGAGAATTCTCCTGCGGTGACCGCGGCGGGTGCACTTCTTGAATACATTCGGGAAACACAGCGATCTGCACTTGGACATATTACTCGTCTGGAAACTTGGCGACGGCATCGGTTTATGATCGTCGATGAAGCGACTCGACGCAGCCTGGAGCTCACCAGCACGATACGGGAGGGTCGTCGGGAGCAAAGCCTGCTGGGTGTCATCGACGAAACCAAAACGCCGATGGGAGCCCGACTGCTGGCGGACTGGCTTTCCAGTCCGCTCACAGATATCGAACAAATCACTCAACGTCTGGACGCAGTGGAAGACTTTTTCCACGATGTTGCTCTGCGTGACGATCTGCGCACATCTTTAAGACAGATCCATGATCTGCAAAGGCTGACGTCGCGGGTGGCAACCGGACGCTGCAGTCCCCGGGACCTCAGCAGCCTCGCTGTGACTCTGGGGCATCTGCCGGGTGTCAAAGCCCGGCTGGCCGGTCGGGCCGCTCATCGACTGCACACTCTGGAAGAACGTTTGGACCTGTGTCCCGAGGTGCGAACTGCAATCGAAGATGCCTTAATCGCAGATCCGCCTGCAGGAGTAGCTGATGGAGGAGTCATCCGTCCTGGTTTTCACGGACAACTGGATGAACTCAGAGACCTTGCCAAAGGAGGAAAACAGTGGATTGCGGCGTATCAGGCGGCGGAAAGTGAACGTACGGGAATCCCAGGTCTCAAGATCGGCTTCAACAGGGTTTTTGGGTACTACCTGGAGGTGACCGGGGCCCATCTGAGCAAAGTTCCCGAAGACTACATCCGCAAACAAACACTCAAGAATCAGGAACGCTTCATTACTCCGCAACTCAAAGAATATGAAGACAAGGTTCTGCGAGCAGAAGAGCAAAGCAAAGCACTGGAGCACGAACTGTATGGTGTGCTGAAGGAAGAAGTCGCAGGATATGTGGCTCGTCTGCTGACCACCGCCGAATCTTTGGCCGAAATAGATGTACTCACTGGTCTGGCGGCACTGGCGGAAACAGCCGGGTACTGCCGTCCGGAACTAACCAGTGAGCCCACACTCGACATTCGGGAAGGACGCCATCCTGTGCTGGATCGTCTGATGCCCGCAGGAGAATTCGTTCCCAATGACGTGCTATTGGGGGTGTCGAACTCCAGCGCGAATTCGGAGCTTTCTGCCGGTCGTCTGCAAATTATCACGGGTCCGAACATGGCGGGCAAAAGTACGTATATCCGCCAGGCTGCACTGATCACATTGATGGCACAAATGGGATCGTTTGTGCCGGCGAGCGGTGCGCGAATCGGTATTGCCGACCGAATCTTCGCCCGCGTGGGGGCCAGCGATGAACTTGGCCGGGGTCAGAGCACGTTCATGGTTGAAATGACCGAAACGGCCCGGATTCTGAACAGTGCCACATCAGCGAGCCTGGTAATTCTGGACGAAATCGGTCGAGGCACAAGTACCTATGACGGAATCTCACTGGCCTGGAGCATTACCGAATACCTCCACGATGAAACGCTGTGCCGCACGATGTTTGCCACGCACTATCACGAGCTTTCTGTACTCACTCAAACCCTTAAACAGGCATCCAACTGGAATGTGGCCGTTCAGGAGAACAATGATGATGTTATCTTTCTGCACCGCATCGTGCAGGGCGCTGCGGGACGTAGTTATGGCATCCATGTCGCAAAGCTTGCCGGCGTACCCCGTTCGGTGACAGATCGCGCTCGTACAATTCTGGATACCCTCGAAAACGACCACATTAACCAGGACGGCCGGCCCAGTGTGCCTCGACGCGAAACAGGTCGGCAGAAGTCTCGGCAACTCAGTTTGTTCGAACTGCCCGAAGACCCGTTGCTCGATGAGATCCGAAAGATGGAAGTCGATAGTATGACACCGCTGGAAGCCATGCAGGAACTGCATCGACTGAGAAAGCAACTGACCGATCGCAATTAA